In one Zobellia galactanivorans genomic region, the following are encoded:
- a CDS encoding M23 family metallopeptidase: MSKVKYYYDPDTLSYRKIEPKKSRRYRNIALFFIGSFLFGLMCLVFLMNTNLINTPRELSLQREVKNYELQFELLNRKMGQIEEVLANIEERDNNIYRLYFEANPIPEEQRRAGFGGVNRYKSLEGFNNSEMVIATTKRLDIIKKQMAIQSKSLDEITKLAEEKEKFLMAIPAIQPVTNESLKRMASGFGWRSDPFTKARKLHRGMDFSAPKGTPVYAPGDGKVIRADNGSSGYGKHIRIDHGYGYKTLYGHLSEYNVKKGQKVKRGDLIGFVGNTGRSEAPHLHYEVWKDEERINPINFYYGSLTAEEFENMLKYAAQENQSLD; the protein is encoded by the coding sequence ATGTCTAAGGTAAAGTATTATTACGATCCCGATACGCTTTCATATCGCAAGATAGAGCCCAAAAAGTCTAGGCGTTATCGTAATATCGCACTGTTCTTTATTGGCTCTTTTCTTTTCGGCCTGATGTGCTTGGTTTTCTTGATGAACACCAATTTGATCAACACCCCGCGCGAGCTTTCACTACAGCGGGAGGTAAAGAATTACGAACTCCAGTTCGAGCTCTTAAATCGAAAGATGGGTCAAATCGAAGAGGTTTTGGCCAATATAGAAGAACGCGACAACAATATCTACCGTCTCTATTTTGAGGCCAACCCCATACCCGAAGAACAGCGAAGGGCCGGTTTCGGTGGTGTCAACCGTTACAAATCGCTTGAAGGTTTCAACAATTCGGAAATGGTCATTGCCACGACCAAACGTCTTGATATTATCAAAAAGCAAATGGCCATACAATCAAAATCTTTGGATGAGATAACCAAATTGGCCGAAGAAAAAGAAAAATTCCTGATGGCCATACCGGCCATTCAACCCGTTACCAACGAGAGCCTCAAACGTATGGCCTCAGGTTTCGGATGGCGATCCGACCCGTTTACCAAGGCCCGCAAATTACATAGGGGCATGGATTTTTCGGCCCCCAAAGGCACCCCTGTTTACGCTCCGGGCGACGGTAAGGTCATCCGCGCCGATAACGGTTCGTCAGGTTACGGCAAACACATTCGCATAGACCATGGCTACGGATACAAAACCCTTTACGGGCACCTTAGCGAATACAACGTTAAAAAAGGTCAAAAAGTAAAACGCGGCGACCTCATTGGTTTTGTAGGAAATACAGGCCGCTCGGAAGCCCCGCATTTGCACTATGAAGTCTGGAAAGATGAAGAACGCATCAACCCCATCAACTTCTATTACGGTAGTTTGACCGCAGAAGAATTCGAGAATATGCTAAAATACGCAGCACAAGAAAACCAATCTTTGGACTAA